The Branchiostoma floridae strain S238N-H82 chromosome 7, Bfl_VNyyK, whole genome shotgun sequence region ATGTGCAGAAATTTACAAGTTCTTGCACTCAGTGACTGTGGTAACTTTAGATGTTAATTATACAGATCAAATCCATGGATGTCAGGAAAAAAATGCCCACTTTTTCTAGAACTCTGCCAAACTGAATTTTTGGTGGCACTCCTGCCCTTTGAGGAGAATTTTATTGCCAAAATAGATTCCATCTCCTGTCCTTTATGTTCTCATTCATGATTACTTAGAGTGAGTTATTAACCTAAAAGAGTACCGACACAAAAAGTAAATGGCTGCGTGAATGCAATGTTTTCAgcagtgagaaattcccttttagccagcccATTTTACTGATCTCTATTGaattggtgaaaatttgtttgtaactgaagacaTTAGCAATGTTTTGTAGCTACACAGTAGGTTGGATGTATACCTGTACAGTGCTGGGTTTCAAGTGGTGCGAAAAGTGCCTCTTGTGTCAGGGGGACTAATTGCAGTTTGCAGTATAAACCATTCATCGGGTATTAGGTTGTTTGCAAGTTTTctcataatatatatattaaataTTAAGTTAAATGTCCTATTGGACATTTGTCTTCACCTCCTTTGCATTAATCAATTCATAGTTAAATGCAACAGATCTACTCTTATTATTGAAAAAGGTTGTGGATGATAGTGAAAGGTATATTATATATggcatgttttcaaaatcatattcgcagttgcttgagtaacagttacattgtaactgctatttggcataatCTAATGCGTAAAATAATGGATGAATATATTCTCGTGCATTACATTTCTAGGTGTGCACATGATTGAAAGGCTTTCAGCATTTGTTTCGCACAATCAAATCCTTTGACAGGAAAGGGACGGCTACAGCAGCACAGTGTCTACACTTCGAGTTCTAACATTATGTCCCTGATGCAACTACAGTTTGTCCTTATATTTACAACATCCCTGGAGGATAGAACCTCCCTGTACAACTTTCGTCAGAAAAGTAGTCTAAactaacaacatgtacataacttTTGTAAAGTTTGCCAAGTTCAAAGAAAGTCCTTGGCGGACATGCATAGTTTTGCCGGCAAACGTGTTGCCTACATTCTTAACTTTCACTCAGGGTGTGGAATTTAGGATGGGAAGAATGAGTGATTGTGAGGTTTAAATTGATTGATCCAGCAATAGCACTCAGAGATTCTCAATGAGAGCATCTCAAAAAGGATGTcgaatgatgaatgaaaattTAATGAGATGCCTTACTTTTTCTGTGCCCACGCTGGCTGAGGGCATAAAGCGCAAGTTAAACACAATACAACATAGAACAGTCAAGAACAGAGGTATAGGTTAACAAAGTCAACAGGTAAAAATGTGACAGAACAAACAATCATTGGACAGAGATATCAAATCATACTttaacaaaaaaacataattatcacaaaaaaaagatttcacaaaacagaaatctcAAAAAGAAAGTGAAATATTGGTGGTGGTTTATGTCTCAGATTATTTAAGGGATATTCAGCATTGAACGAATTAACTAAGCCAGCAACAAATTGGTTTAACAAAGTCAAtggaagacagaattttcatctTTTGCCTGCAAATCTTAATTGTCTAGAAAAGTTTTACCTTCAACATTTGCCCACAAGCTTCATATGAAAACGATCACTTTACAAAAGGTTTTGCTCAGGGTATTGAATTGGATGAGCGAGCAATAACACTGTGACAGTCATGACTGTAGTGGTCTAAAAAAAGTGTATATCATGAAATATTGGtggtgtttttatgtttgcaatTAAGGGGCTTTCAGCAGTACAATAATATTATTGTAGAACTAAGTTGCAAGCAAAGTGGTACTAATATAGAGGATCTAACCAAGTCCATGAAGGACAGAATCTTCCAGTTGTGCCTGCAAACCCATTTGTGTACAGATGTTTCACCTACTTTGGCCCACATAAGCTTAATCTAAAATGATCTTTCTACAAACCTTTTGCTCAGAATGCTCAATTGAATGATCAATGATGAATCATCTGAAGCTATAACACTGTGGTGGTCTAAAAAAAGTGATATGGAactgtaaattgtgaaatattggtggtggttttatgttaaactttgcgTTTAAGAGGCTTTCAGCAGTACAACTGTAAAACTAAGCTACAAGCAAAGTAACGTATTAGATTCTAACAAAATTCATGAAGAACAGAATATTCTAGTTGTGCCAGCAAATGATTTGCCTACAAAAGTTTCACCTCCATTACTTTTGCCAGCAAGTTTCAATGGGAAAACGATTGTCCTACAAATATTTTGCCCAGGGAGCTGAATTGAAAAATCAACAAGCAATGACACTGAAAAAGACAGTCACTACTGTAAATCATGTAATATTGATGGTGGTTTAATTATGTTTGTGATTAAGCGGCTTTCAGCAATACAACAGCACTGTGAAACTAAGTTCCGCTCAGGATGTTGAATTGAACGATAAAGCAAAGACAGTGAGGTGCAGTGTTCTcttcaggattttttcacagcatagggaGCATTTAAGTGCGATGAAGCCACGTGGCAAGCATGAGCACTGGCATGAGCATAGTAGGGTCTGGAAGCATTCCCcctgaattattttcaaaactaaTGCTGATCAGAAACACTGTGTTTCATGCATTTTGAGGGCAAAATTTAATGAAATGACTAAGCCATTATTTCCATCTTTATTAAGAAACAACAGATCTAGAACAGCCTACTACGCTTGTTGAAACATAGCAACTCACAGCGTatgggatacaaatcacagcatatgggatacaaatcacagcgtaggggatacaaatcacagcgtaaGGGTCCCCCTATGCTCAACTGCACTgaccagaacccagaggtctcAAAATGACTATTCACAGTGATACAAGGTGCTGTAAATTGAGAAAAATTGGTGTTGCTTTTATTTTGCAGTTAACGGTCTTTCAGCATCCGGCATCATAGTATTCCAGTGCCCACATTCATACTGTAACCAAAGTCAACTGATTGTGGGACAGGCCAAACGTTTTTTTGGACATGACTACATGAAATCTCATGAGAGTTTACCTCACAGAGGAGCAAATCTTCCACCGGTTGTGGCAGAAAAGATAGATGCCATGTACCGTATGTTCATTGCACCAGGAAAAACTTTTCCACAATCAAATTGAACAGTCATGAACAACAACAGCTGGGATTCAAACTTTTTGGTCCTGAGTCAAGattgctaaccactggacttatgaaatgtgattttgattcgatttgatttattcggttgtatagagagaaatacaaccagggctacccaactagccagaGGCTATCATCAAGGGCTAGCCATGGTACTGTAGGTACTTTTAAGACAGGTGTTCTCAGTGTGAAAGTCATTCAACTCAAAGGTCACCATGTCGGTGAAAgcgattcagcaccaagggcaggtacAGAGTAGTACCTTgtacctgcccttggtgctgaatatctgGTGCAGTTGATATTGTTCAGCTGTAGTGTGTTGACTCCTGTCAAATGCTAGGGGGGGGGGCTATGAAAAGTGTAAAACTCTCATCCTCAAAGCATGCATGTTGCTTCACCTAGTACTTTGTAGTGCAGACTGCGGATTTGCTAAATAAAAGATCAATGTTTTTCAGCAAGGCACATCACTGCTTGAAGTCTCTTCTCTCTTAGTGTATTTTAACTTACTGTTAAGTTCTTTACTTGCAATGGATTTGATGCCTGTGGTTCCCTGTATATAGGGCAGCTAGCTTACAGTGTAATTCCCAGCCAGCTTGAAATCATCTTCCGTCCctcaattttgaatggaaatcctattGACCGCCAAAGGCACGACGTTTCTAGGAGGGTCATGGGGCATAAAAAAATAGACcctctgcattttgaggtgcaaattttgctggtagactatgcttcCGAAACCTTCCGCTGATTTTTTTGGAGATCTTCgcaaaatttcaagtttttcatatctttacatattgatttttgttatcacagaggacggaatgggcaaaattgttTTTCGTCCCCGGAAGGACGGAAGGATGGGCGCTGGCAACAACTCTGATCCTTTAAACCTAAAATATATTTGACAGCAATGTAGCAGGCCAAGCAGGGTCACTTAAGTTACAGCTTGTGGCCCAGGGTGTACTATCAATGTTTAATTGGaagtactacatgtgtatgtacaacCCTCACTGTATCCTTTTGGGTGCCAAAACTCTGTCCTCTAACTTAGAGCTTTGAAATTTGATGCAAATGTTTGTCAAAGCAACAGGgtcacttattgcttgtggcACAGGGTATTGATGCCATGGTGTGTTTGCAATGTATGACATATTGGAAATGCCATGTGTACGATGTCTGACTACTTCCACCCCTCCCCtcactaatatatatatatatataatatgtaaaagtatgactttgaagacaacaaaatacacaaaacataagaaaatttgttctttatctctgaacttTGTTGACTGGTCTTCAAACCtagcagtgctgcaccggtgccccaagtgcagtgagataccacctttacaggTTGACTATTACTAGAAATGTCTAATTGAACATATTGTGACTACTTCGTACACTGTGACTACGCTGTACAAAATGTGTATCCAAGTGGAGTTCAAACCTCTGCCATGCCTGTGGGACCTGACTCATGTATGTGAAAGCAGCCCCTGACTATGGTTTGCTAATTGTGGCCAATAGTGTGCTTAGCAATGTATCATTggaagtactacatgtacaatatgagACTGTAATATTAGTCGGCCCAaacaaagctaggtactcattttcaccagtgaagtgaggaaaatgcctttcccaagggcacaagagcAGTGGCACATCaacagattcgaacccagaacctctgggtaaAGTGATCCAAGGTCACACAGTCTGGGCCGCCGTCAGTGTaagtatgtgggtaggttttgATGAGAGCTCAAAATTATAAGATTTTGGGACCTTGCAACAGAGCTTGTGGTTTCTATATCTTGTTTTCACTGTGATGCAAAATTTTGGCACCACAACCAGAACAGAATGGTAGTACATAACATGTACTATGTGTACGTAACTGTATAAGGTACCTCTGTCCAAATATTTTATCAGTTTGCAATTGAAATAACGTTGTATATACAATAATTTGccaacttgtacatgtatgctcacTTCATTGACACCTTGTATGCTGAGAttagaatgtacaatgtacctaatAATATACAATACTTCAAAGTCATCAGTTTGCATTATGAATCGTTGTATGCTTATTATAATGACAACTTGTTTGTTCATTATGTTGACAACCTGATGCTCATGTTTTTGTTGGTGCACGCAATTCTGTGATAGAGCTTAATAGCAATGTGGCTGTTCACATCTAAGCCAGGGGAACTGTTTTAAAGACAAGAAGTACCAAGCTCAGAATTCttaagtctgtgtaacacaaacaccacTTTTCATTAAGTGGCCTCTGCCAGATATTGCACAGGCTGCTATAAGGGTTTTAATCAGGCAAATTCTTTATCACTACGATTTCTTTAATTCATTGATATTACTGAACAACATTGTGTAAGTTACAAGTGTAGCCATCACACTTCTATGGGCCTGACAGAAGCATGACTAAATCTGTCTGACTGCTGATGACAAGTAAAGCTGTACTTGCctagtgctgaaatgccatccaatAGGTCCTGAGTAACCATAGCACCAAGCCACGAGCAGCGGGCACCCTCCATCGTCCAGGAAGTTGTTGATCTCCGCAGAGCCGTGCAGCTTCGCCAGGCTGGCGTCACCcaaagtagtgtgtgtgtgttagtgtgtgtgtgtgtgtgtgtgtgtgtgtgtgagtgtgtgtgtgtgagtgtgtgtgtgagtgtgtgtgtgtgtgagtgtgtgtgtgagtgtgtgtgtgtgtgtgcgtgtgtgtgtgtagggctGTCTCTAGGAAATTTGCTTTTAAAAAGGAAGAGGTTACTCTCCCATACACTTTTTGAGGCTATAGTACAGTAGGTTGTTATCAACTGTGTAGATTCTAGATTCTAGGGCACAGttttggaaggcagagcccatcttTTTCTTTCCCCATCATAATTTAATTCATGGAAATCAAGATGATGATATCAAGAATTGAGGCCATGCCCATTTTCAGAAACAATGCTCTCCCTGGCCTTTTAATTCAATAACTATTAGTGATATTTGATAGAAATGTATATGAAAGTGATCTGAAAAGATCCGCATGCAACTTCTATCATATTTAGAAATGctgatttttttgtgaaaatagCATCCCCTTGAGGTACTATTTCTACCTTACAGGGTATATTTCGAAATGAGAtccatttttcacatttttgatGAGAAGCTTTTCCATAGCAACACTGATTAACACTAAAAATAATGTATGTCATATTAAGGTGCTATGATCACCATTCTAGTGTCATAAAAGAGCCAAAATCGCATTTTGGGCAGGGGGGCACTGTTCAATTTTAGGGCCTGATCACTACCGGTTAAATGAGGTGCAGCACGGGCAGActcctgtgagaatttgctctACTTATGCAATTTAAGCCAACATAGATTAAGTTCTCAAAATGGTAAGAAGTAGTGattcatgtcaaactgtttgTATACTGGTGAAAACCACACGAGCTAACCACTTAGAGATAACCTGAGGCATGTCCAAGAGTGCAGAAATGCTAGTGCGTTTCTGTCCATTGACAGTGGGGCACAGTCGGAAGTGAGTTTATCCGGGTTCAGTCACCTTTCGATAAGCACTACCTGGCAGATTTGCAGAACAGGGAATTCCAGACTGCAAAAGAATCATGACCTTAGCTTGTCCAGAAAACATTaaaaccagaagttccactACAGTACCATATAAAGTcacaagggggcccaaaatctaatagcTAAAGGCCAGCATaatgatagccagcccaggtagacaggtCAGCCCTTTTCGCAAACCCCCGaatgggtaccatcctccgtaatTACCGCTGGCTCAACTTTTCCTACAtgtaaaaaagcaaaaaaaattgagcCATCATAAATATTGAGCCAGCATTTACTGCAGAGGATGGTACTAGTAGGCTACTAATAAGATCATTTAAAATgttacccacataccaagtattACGAGAATCCCAAATCCTGGCATTCGTGTTGACACTTGAAAACAGGACATACGAACGCTCCGAAAACAAATTAACCTACTTGACTTGACGCGTAATAAAAATTAACAAAAGTCTGTGGTCTGAGCAGTAAACGTTAACTTTAATGttatacatttgaaaatgaattgGTACCCTAGGCTCTAGAAAGGTGGTCTTCAACATCAACTTTCTCTAATCATCAGTGAGTTATTCCACTCTAGTTGCAGCACTCACTATACGTCTTGCAGCAAATATTGTGTCTACTAGGCATAGCAGCATGGAACGTACTGGACAGATATGTATCTTTTGGATGTAGCAACctaaaacataacgttaaagGGAACACAGATCAATTGTTCTCTACCACATCAATCTTGTTAGTAATACCTTCCTCTGCTTTAATCCCTTCAACAACATCATCGACATTGGATGGACTGACCTCACACCCTCCTAGTAACTCTTCCAACAACTGTAGGTTAGATTTAGtactttgttttgatatctcatccTTGTGTTCTTGTATGGAAGCCCCATTTTCTTCAAAGAGTGCCACGAGTTCCTGTGTTTGGTCACTAGTCTTAACATCAGACTGCTTCTGGTCTAACTCTATCAGCTGGACATGGTTAGGCGGATCTTCGTCAAGCTTGATCAGCTCCCCAACAGGACAGTTTATCAGGTGGCCATCCTGTTGGTCAAACATGGATGATGGGAAGGCAGCTGGGACTGTGGTGCTGAGCATTGTGGGATACGGAGCTCCAGGAACAGGGTACAGACAGCATGGTGATCGGTAGTGTCGtctgaaaaatacataaaacagaATAGTACACTTAATAAATGATTGATTAAACTAGCAGGAAATAGTAGCATACAGTTGTGAGAAATAACAGGAATAAGATTGGTATAGTTAAAGACAAAAGGAATACTTTTTGTGGTGatttttttgctttcttctcTCAATGTAACaacatggtgctgaaatgccttccaatGACTGAAAGAGTGATTTCCCTACTACAAACCACTGCTTTTAAAATtaacttttgttctttcaatGGATAATGATAACTGCTTATCATGAGATCTAAAAGACAGAAGAATTACCCTCTAGGCAAATTGAAAGTATGTCCAATATTCAGATATATTTACagattactgtaattcactttgtcttctcggtaccaaaatTTCACGGTCTGAGACAATTTatcttgttctcggaactaaatgttcactgtcacagcaagtgcacataaaaaagtctgtgaataatttgttatcagtaatgataagttcacgctacagtcgtcaccgtgaaaaccgtgaacataacagtacagtacattgaaaaaatcaggaattacagtaattgGTCACGCTAGTGAGCAACAAAATGAGATAAaacacaacaataaaaaaaacttgaggAGAATAAGAAGAACTGTCTAAGCCCGAGACAGTAAATTGAAACTTGAATACAGTAAGCTTTAATCTAAGTAAACCTCAAGGAAGTGTATCCTTTTACCTTGACCTTGGAGACATCCTCTTGATGGGTCGTCCAGAGGGGGGTGACAGAAGTGCCATCGGTGACAGCCCTCCTGTACCCATCATCCTCTCTGTGTATGAATGATCCCTCTGTTCTCCTGATCCTACTGGCTCCTTCAGGTATGTGTTTCCATTTTCTGGACTGTTAAAACTTAAAGATGATAAAGTTGTACCAGAGTCTGGAGACATGAGTTTGGCATCGTCAGTAATCTTAGTTGTCGATGATTGCTTGGGCATGGTGAGTTCTTTGTTTTCGTCACTGTTTGGTTCTGCCAAATCACTCCTGTTGATTGTAATGTTTTCATTACTGCTAGAGGATTCTTGTGATGCCATCATAGGTGCCAAGTCATAGCCAATAGGAGAACCGACAATCTTTGAGTCACTTTTCCCCAATATTTGTGTGGCATCTCTAGATGACACAGTTGGATGTGTAGTGCTGTCTGTTGCAGAGATCCAAGGTGAGTTTGTTAGCCTCTGGTCAGGATGAGGAGACAGTGGGTCCTGCTGATTTCTGTACCTGGCTGAAGATGATGAGTTGCGATGGCGGGCTGCTCTCTGCTGTTGAGGGCTAATGAATAGGATCAGTGTTAGAGAGGATGTTTACAGTGCAATTGCAATATACAGTGTAGTTCTCATGGTGTTCAAGCTATTGATTTTGAGCATGCTTTAAATGCtcacaaatatccaaaccacgGGAGCTTTACCTGACATTTCAGTATGGCTTACTTGAAGAATGTCACTATATAGAgagaaaatatcatgtttacaAACAGTTAAAGCACTGAAGCCACCAACTTGGAGTTTGTATCCTGACATACAGTTCATCTGTACTCTTTCCAGTATCCATATCTGCATTAGTCAAACATTGTACATATGGCTATTCTTTACAATAACCCACCAGCTTTGTTTGGTAATATCCAACTGTCTAAATCTAGTAGACTACAAGTGTTACAGGGCAAAACATCTTCCTAGTTGGAATATACACAGGTAGGCACATTCTGGGCAGGCGTATTTGTCTAGCTTATAGCACCTGTATCTATAAAGAATATAACTGCTTACTGTAGTTGATTCTAAATATAGAATAAaacacagtgtattctgtatgacccaaggtaccagccctcccgcgggtcagaTCTCTCAATGGCAGAAGgttgatggaagcctgtgtgatacggaaaatgATCACCTGGTACGGATCAAACGTTATCACGGCCCAGGTGTGACGTAATGACTTTtattctactgtactacagtacATAGTTCTAGGTAAGAATGACTCACAGTTCCCCTGGACCATCCTGTAGTGTGTATGCAGGTCCCTCGTCTCCCACTGCTGGAGCAAGGTCTTCTGGGATATCCTCCAGCCATGACAGAACTTCCTCAAAGTCTACCACCAGTCTGTTAGCACAGAACCCTGCTCCTAGGGGGAAAAAGGAATTtcaaagtgatctcgatccagtttagctcaccgaaaagctagtcttccactgtcgtgacagagaagacagatgctatgtacagtatttacaggttcattgta contains the following coding sequences:
- the LOC118419810 gene encoding uncharacterized protein LOC118419810, with protein sequence MMASQESSSSNENITINRSDLAEPNSDENKELTMPKQSSTTKITDDAKLMSPDSGTTLSSLSFNSPENGNTYLKEPVGSGEQRDHSYTERMMGTGGLSPMALLSPPSGRPIKRMSPRSRRHYRSPCCLYPVPGAPYPTMLSTTVPAAFPSSMFDQQDGHLINCPVGELIKLDEDPPNHVQLIELDQKQSDVKTSDQTQELVALFEENGASIQEHKDEISKQSTKSNLQLLEELLGGCEVSPSNVDDVVEGIKAEEGITNKIDVVENN